Within Brachyhypopomus gauderio isolate BG-103 chromosome 4, BGAUD_0.2, whole genome shotgun sequence, the genomic segment GACAGTATCACAGGCATTAAGGAATATCTTTTAAAACCAGAATTTTAGGATCCCTGACACGCTGGTTCCTAATATTATTCTCTTCTGTATTTGATTGTGCAACTATAAAATAACACGAGgcctcaaaagaaaaacacaaacaaaaataaatatgaaaagaAAATAATTAGTTGGTTATAGTCACTTGGTTGATTTAAACATGCTCTGAGAGTTCCCACATGATCACTGAGTAGGCTATGCCATAGTAATGGGGCTGGAGTTCATTATTTTTATGGATATGAATTCATTTCTAATGCTGCATAATTCAGGATCTCATTATCATGTAGTGACATcactatatacatatacacatatactgtAACTACACAGCAGCATATGGAGAATGGTGAGAATTTCCCTCATAAAGTTATTGACTGGAAAGCTTTAACTAGATGCCATATGGCCCAAATGAAATGGGCAGGTTTGCTTTCGTAAAGTGTTCAGTCAATGAAGAAATGCAAAAACAAGCGCAATAATATCGATACTATTAATATCTCCCTATCAGATACATTGGAATTGGTGGTGAAGTGATTTTTATAAAGTCGCCATCATAGCCATGTACCGGTCACAGCTATTTCACAAATAAACAATGAAACCTTAACATAGCACACAAAGAACGAGGTTCACATCTCCATGAAGTGTTTTCACAGTGTTTTAATGCACATTTGATAGCGTCATATTTTAGTAGCAGCTTAAATTTAACAGACCTAACGGTTATAAACCTAGGTGATTTCCGTCAAAAGAAACTTTCGATGTACCGCCTATAGTGTTTGTCATTGCTCTGTTTTGAATGACATCTTGCTTTCTTGAACGGTCGCGTCGTTAATTATCGTCGGTTTCAATCACCACACTCGCTGTAAACAGATCTAAACAAACTCGCTAAAGTTGTTTTGGAGCACAGTAGCTGTTTGGCTGATGTCGCTGCGTTGTGTTGCATTTTCTAAAGGCGTTTCGTGTGCGTAGCCCGCAGCCCGTGTGCGCAGACAGCGCAGGCAGCGCAAACAGCGCAGGCAGCGCAGGGTTCTTGCGTGGTGGCGAAGCAGCAGTTGTCAACATTGCTGATCCCGTGTAAAATGGCGGATCGCGGAGAAGGTAAATTGCTATTTATTCTAATATGCATCGAAATGAATGATGCTGTTCCACATTAATCAATTTATTATGACCTCGAGGAGAGACACTGGTGTTTGAAACGTGCTCGTCATGCATCTATCAGCTTTTGTTGCGAGTTAATGTATAACTCAGTTGTGGCAGTCCACGCTAATTCAGTCATCTCTTGATTAAACTGATGCGAACATTTTTTATGAATTTGTAAGTCATATTTCTTAGTCTTAGGTCCTGCCCATCATGGTGTAAGGATAGACGGAACCTGAATTAATCGTCTTTCATTACATGCAATGAATATTACCTGCACATTTTATTTCACATGACAGGACAAAATGAAAACAGCATTTTCTGATTTTGTTTTGCCTGCTATGGTAGCAAATTGAAATGATTGACAGGAAACGTTACGTAACGGTGCAGAACTCATAAAACGGTGAACTACGGGACCGGGGCCTTCACCAGTGCAATACCCAGCTTAAGTTTACAGATTTATTTCACATAAGAATCCTGGACCTCCCTGAATTAAGGTTACAAATATACCTACAAATTGTACATACATGTGTACCATTAATTTTGGATAAAACTGAGATATCTTTGAAACCATTCTTCGTAGAAAGATCTTAACAGGAATCTGAGAGGCCTGGTTGTTGTCTCTATGTAATGGAGTAACGCAGGCATCAGTCTGTACTAGGTGGTGGACTTCTTCAGCAAATGCAAGACTTTTCTCTTCTCAATCTGGAAAGATGAGTAGGCTAACATTATCAAAGCGCTTCTCTCAAATGCTCTTGTTTTGACCCCGTGTAGAAGCAGAGAGCGAGGACGAGCTGTATGAGGTGGTGGACATCACGGACTACGCTAGGAGACATCAGTGGTGGAGTCGAGTGTTTGGGAACAGCACTGGCCCCATTGCAGAAAAGTACTCGGTGGCCACGCAAATCATGATGGGGGGCGTTACAGGCTGGTAAAGACAGACATCAGACATTACGGTTTCTTTTACGATCCTCTGCATGCATAGACTGAATTGTCAAATACCTGTTCCTCAGTCCAAACCGAAGCAATTGAGGGAACTTTCGTCTGTTTTAGGTGTGCTGGTTATTTATTTCAGAAGGTGGGGAAAATTACAGCAACTGCAGTTGGTGGGGGATTCCTTCTGTTACAAGTGAGGGCATTTCAGACACTGCATACATGTTTGTGGGGACATCGCTTTGAATATGTAACAGTGACTGTCATTCTTTGTTTCTGCTTGCTTCCAGGTCGCCAATCACAGTGGCTACGTGCAAGTGGACTGGAAGAAAGTGAAGAAGGACGTTAACAAAGCCAAGAAGCATCTGAAGAAAAAGGCCGACAAAGCAGCTCCTGAGTTTAATTCATTTATTGAAGAGGTATAAAGAATTTAACATATCTAATTACTACTGAATAGTAGCACTGCCAATACAGTATCTTaaagaatattattattattgcagtCCACAGAATTTTTGAAGAGAAATATTGTTGTCTCAAGTGGATTCGTTGGAGGATTTCTGCTGGGACTGGCATCCTAAATCACAAATGGACCTGCTAAACAGATGGACTCTGCCTATCCAGAGGCGTTTTACACAGAGGCTCAGAAACCACGTTTTAAAGACAAAGTTGTTGTTTGAGGGAGAGCTGGGAATTTAGCCAGTACGTCCAGGAAGGATCTAGCTGCACGAGAAGGAAGTGTTGCGTAGTTAATAACTGGAAGTCGACAATGTCAATCATTCATCTTTAGTCTTATAGTTACTAATCAGTATTCTCACTGGTCAATAAactaaaatattaaaagcacacCTGGGGGAGAGGCGATTTACTTGTAACATCTACAACTTTACATGCTGGTAATCTGTGAAAGGCCTATAGACCTGTGATCTGTAAGACATAGTTTTAATCTGTTATATAatatgttatttttgttgtttcatGAATGGGTACTTGTGTTTTTCCATGTATTTTGTGCATTATGAAACTAATTATGTCAGTGGAATTTCGAATCCTATGGTTATATAAAGTATGAATTAACAAATACAGAGTCATTATTTGTGTATTTCGTATTGTATTTATTTCCTATTTACGAGACACCCCCCCACTCCAACACCAACTCCAACCGAACTGATCGATTAGTCGGCGGTCACACGActgtgttgtgcgtgtgtgcagggAATCCTTGACGGTGCGATCCGTCAACACGTGATCTGTTGTGCGTTGCCTAACGACCGATGTTGCAAACGCAGAGTCCCCAGTTTTCCAGGTCGATTTCCAAAGTATCTCAGAAACGTCCAAGGGACATAGCCAGGATAGATCATTTAATTAGTGCACCACCATGGCCTTACCTCTGCTCCCTGGAAATTCAGTCAACAAAAATGTAAGTTGAAACATGCCACCTACTTATAATCGCGTGTTATAAACTCTAACGTCTATGTTGCTCGTTTAGACCGGTTGCCCTAACACCGTGTAACTCAGGCTTGTGTTCATCCGACTAGTTTATGATGACAAGTCAGCCTATATTGCTAAAAGCAAGCGTTTAAATGCTGCAAATACTCCGAACTGTCTATTTAAATgcattatttaattaattatttgatTTCCAGCTCGGAAAAGAAAAATTCCACAAATCGCAACATTTCGATTATTCAAATGGAGTTTCAATGCTGGTGGGGTCGGAGAAGCCAGGCATCGGTGGAGAACCGCTCCTGGGACAGACTGCCCGGCCCAAATACTCGGTGTTTCCGAGAGGAGAGGGCAGCGACCTTCCCTCATGGGTCGCCTTTGATAAACAGGTTTGTTATGAACGGAAAACTGTGGTAATATATTGAGCAGAAAAGCAGGTGAAACGTGCAGATACCAGGCGCCTTTGCTTCACCGCAGGTGCTTTGTTTTGATGCATACTTCCAAGAAGCTGTTCCCCAAAGCAAAGACGAAACGTGCAGGGTCAGAAAATGTAAGATTTACTTCTACCTGGAAGATGACACCATACAAGTTGTGGAGCCTGCACTCAAAAATAGCGGCATGCCACAAGGTAAATCCTTTATACACCAACCCACTACTGATTCATTTCATAGCAGTAGGGGGGTTAAGGTTTCTGATCCTTCACGGTCCATGTTGATATTCAAGATATTACAATCGTCCATCCATGTAAACGGTTTTGAGTTTTTATCGATCATATTAAACATGACTAAAGTACATCAATACCCGCGGCAGCATAAATCACTCTGTACTCATCTTCTTTTACGTGACACaacttaaaacataaaaaaagagaagaaaaaatcATTCTGGCTGATACAAAAATAAAAGTCCCCCAAAGACTTCTAAAAAAATTGCATATTGTGATAAAGTTAATTATTTTCCATAATGTAATGATAAAATTaaactttcatatattttagattcattGCACACCAACTGAAATATTTCTGgtcttttattgttttaatactGATGATTTTAGCATACAGCTCATGAAAACACAAAATAATCTCACAAAATTAGCATATCATGAAAAGGTTCTCTAAACGAGCTATTAACCTAATCATCTGAATCAATGAATTAACTCTAAACACCTGGAAAAGATTCCTGAGGCCTTTAAAATCTCCCAGATTCATTACTCAAAATCGCAACCATGGGTAAGACTGCCGACCTGACTGCTGTCCAGAAGGCCATCACTGACACCCTCAAGCAAGAGGGTCAGACACAGAAAGAAATTTCTGAACGAATAGACTGTTTCCAGAGTGCTGCATCAAGGCACCTCAGTGGGAAGTCTGTGGGAAGGAAAAAGTGTGGCAGAAAATGCTGCACAACGAGAAGAGGTGATCGGACCCTGAGGAAGATTGTGGAGAAGGGCCGATTCCAGACCTTGGGGGACCTGCGGAAGTAGTGGACTGAGTCTGGAGTAGAAACATCCAGAGCCACCGTGCACAGGCGTGTGCAGAAAATGGGCTACAGGTGCCGCATTCCCCAGGTCAAGCCACTTTTGACCCAGAAACAGCGGCAGAAGCGCCCGACCTGGGCTACAGAGAAGCAGCACTGGACTGTTGCTCAGTGGTCCAAAGTACTTTTTTTGGATGAAAGCAAATTTTGCATGTCATTGGGAAATCAAGgtgccagagtctggaggaagagtgggGAGAAGGAAATGCCAAAATGCCTGAAGTCCAGTGTCAAGTTTCCACAGtcagtgatggtctggggtgccATGTCAActgctggtgttggtccacTGTGTTTTATCAAGGGCAGGGTCAATGCAGCTATCAGGAGATTTTGGATCACTTCACGTTTCTATCTGCTGAAAAGCTTTATAGAGATGAAGATTTCACTTTTCAGCATGAACTGGCACCTGCTCACAGTGCCGAAACCACTGGTAAATGGTTTACTGATCATGGTATTACTGTGCTCAATTGGCCTGCCAActctcctgacctcaaccccataGAGAATCTGTGGGATATTGTGAAGAGAAAGTTGACAGACGCAAGACCCAACACTCTGGATGAGCTTAATGCCGCTATCGAAGCATCCTGGGcctccataacacctcagcagtgccacaggctgattgccTCCATGCCATGCCGCATTGAAGCAGTCATTTCTGCAAAAGGATTACAGACttaggccccgtccacacgacgccagaggtttttaaaaacggaggtttttgtctccgttttagcctcccgtccacacgacgccggaggtttttaaaaacggaggtttttgtctccgttttcaaaaatatctccgtccacacgacaccggaggtttttgtctccgttttagcctcccgtccacacgacgccggaggtttttaaaaacggaggtttttgtctccgttttcaaaaatatctccgtccacacgacaccggaggtttttgtctccgttttagcctcccgtccacacgaaaacggaggtttttgaaaacgccttccaaggtggagacttttgaaaactccggtctcggcgttgtcgtgtggacggggaaaacgcatgtttaggaaaacgctgacgtcacatagggattctgcgcatgtcttttttttttgtttacattcgttcagcttgttcagcatggaCAGCTCCGTGATTGCTTTCGTTGTCACTGCAATTGGCGGATTATTAACATGTGTACAGTTTAATTTAATGTTACTTTCGCATTACATAACACAGCGGAGGCGCCTAAATGCGCTGCGTTCAGTTTTTTCAAATCGTTCCCATAATCCCTTTCGTGTCATATTTGGTCGCTAAGTTTGAGAgatgcatccaattgcacagccggagagccaactgcagttctagacctgcagttttagacctgcagttctagacgtgctgtagttttagacatgcgccacctagcggctcggaatgtagctaacgacagccaactgcagttctagaccagcagttccaatgcatgccgtaggctcaggggcttgtatagtgtaataatccattgtatatagagtttatttgttaaatatgcccattgattctcaattgttttagccaaatctataggcctaacatttgacaagttttaaacgataatgtacaccacattttgtatttaaatagaagtagtatgcctcattttccctgttcttttagggagttttgattaattttgtcatttacacacacagcttgtctcctgaagatattttatttttaattaaactactggattactggcataggctattttgtattaaaaatcagcaaaaattgcataatgtcaggatgctttcagtgagtaagcatacgtttccagaatgttaggagtgatttattttactcgtataccttcattggcatgcaactagcaaatattatgtgatacttggggtttttcgctcacacgccacacatccgatttctcacgccgaaaaaaaaatctagtttatttacctctgatccatatctatgattcaatgagttaccagttcgctctggcgcaaacactggcgatcgatcgatcgcaatataatacttaatttttgtccattttacgttcgccaccacccccccggcaaaaatttacgttcgcaggactagcatttctctcaaagtcgaagtacaaagtagccataaaggtagccagaactaacgaaccaagacacactaacgctttccagattcatccttcatgacataaacattacgataacccaaaaatgaccttcagacattatcatgtatctatcatatattattgttgcttataaatatcattcttccatctgctcccgcgacatactaaaacactatctggatattacgttacatacatctaaaactacggcacgtctagaactgcaggtctagaactgcaggtctaaaactgcggttggctctccggctgtgcaattggatgatgtagctaagtttagtgttataatgtctgtaatgtGCTTGTGATAAAGTGCTATGTGATGAATGTGTCTGTACAATGTAAGCTTCTAATcgatgtatgtatgagtgttttAATGTGCTTGTCAAACCTACCACCCCCGTGTGTTCGTACTCATTCGATACCCCGCACCCATTCAATGTATGTGTAAGTCCGAGTTCACAAGCATTACCCGTTGTGTTGAAACAGGGCTGCTTTCTAATAAGGAAAGCAAGTATTTAAAATGGCTCGTTCCCTGAATCAATCATCCGCACTACACGCTAcattattgttaactttgtaaatcctgtaaagcgctttgtgacaacgtgtgttgtgaaaagcgttatacaaatatatttgatttaatttgattCTTCAAGTGTTTTGATGTCATTCTGTGGGAAGTACGATCGCCCTCTACTGGGCTGGCATGTTAATTGCAGCGTTTCACTATCGAACGCCGTTTGGGTCAAAACGTCTAGAATGACGTCCGTGTTAACACGTCAAAtttggacgtcttaagacgtacAAAAATGCCGTGTTAAGACGTCACTTTttgacgtcttaagacgttttAACGTCTTAACACGACGTTTAAAATTGGGTGCTACCACTTCATCAATTGCTGAGGGGAGAAATCCAAACACTGCCaaaaagccccgcccccattgTGAAAGCAGCAAATAGAGCAAAGAGGACACAGAACCCCTTCTCTTTAACCCCTTCAGACCCGAATTATGTTCCAGTAATGAAAGAATATATACAAATGCAATTTTCTGTCTGTAATGAActccaaaacaagactcagtaaaaaaaattaaatataatacttttatagtaattttttttatgtccacTGCAGTGGATGGTGGGTCTTAACTGTTGTAAAGCAATGCTATacaatatgtataattttatggtttgtttgtttttccctttttgaacataaacctgatCAATAGACTAAAAATGCTATCCAAGTTTTGGGAACatctcttattatgaaaaagtAATATATATAACAAGGAGAAATTAGTTGAAATTATGGATGCATGTACGATTCCCAGTACATTCGCAAACCTCAGAACTCCCATTGCAATGTGCAAGCCTACAAGGGCTTCTATTTCATGCACTGATGCACTGCCATCTTCAGAAGTTTTCTGATGATGAGGAATATAAATATCTAGGGGTCCACATCGATAATAAACTGGACTGGGCTAAGAACACTGACGCCCTTTACAAAAAGGGACAAAGTCGTCTCTACTTTTTGAGGCGCCTGAGGTCCTTTAACATCTGTCAGGTCATGCTAAAAGTCTtttatgagtctgtggtggcgAGTGCTATCCTCTATGCCGTCACATGCTGGGGTAGCAGACTGAGGAGGGAGGACGCCAACAGATTCAATAAATTAATACGCAGGGCCGGTGAtgtagtgggtgtggagctggactcttTGGATGCAGTCTCTGATAGAAGGACGCTGTCTAGACTGCATGCCATTATGGACAATGTCTCCCATCCACTACACAATCTAGTGATGAGACATAGGAGCACATTCACCGCTCGTCTCATCACACCAAAATGTACCACAGAGCGTCACAGGAGGTCATTCCTACCTGTGGCCATGAAGCTCTATAACTCCTCCctcaatacatgacacaatacaGGACACTACTGTTTATTttcagtttatttttattttattgttaatttaattttattttattttattacatattatgtgcaatacctacttattttacattttattttaaattcaatattaggatgtttattctttattattttgtacatatttttatattttatagaggtgttttattaaaataatatgcAAATGGTTGCACTGTAACAAAAGCAATTTCCccctgggattaataaagtattctgattctgattctgattcatgTTTGTAGCCCCTCACAGCAGTTTTTTCAGCATAGACATTTGTCATGGTGGTCATCAGCTCAAACATCTCTTGTGGAACGTATCATTTGAAGTAAGCATATGGAGTTAATGGttcagtgatgtttgtgataGGATCTTCCCAAGTAGACGCCACTGGACGTTTGTTCTTTGTCAGGCTAGCATAAGGATCACCTTCACAATATAAAACAATCTCTTCCTAATTTTCCTGCCCTGATCCTTCCTCATCATGTAGTATCTCAAGAACAACATCTTGTCCTATCACTGGTACTTCCTCATCTCCtggaataaataataaaagtagCTATATGTTCATACATTGTTTTATGGACAACAATGGGAGTGTTGGAATACCAGTATTTAACAGATAGCTACACTTATCTACTCTTGAGAGACATGCACTCTACATCTTCACCATCATTACTATCCAAACTTTCAATTTCTGATATATTTCTGCTGTCAAATAACTGAAATATTAATGAATTTTTTAAATGGTTCTGATATTCcaaaatttgttttatttcttatttacaGAATGCTTTTGAAGTTTATGTATTCAACTGtaatttatttgttcatttgtaataAACATCAAGTGACTGAGACTGCTTGCTTATTCTAAAACTTAGTGTAATGACATTAATTCAaagttgtatgtgtgtatgacctCACTGTCTCAACCAATATTTTTACATTAGCTTCCTATAGCCATATACAAAGAATTAACATGACAATCATAGATTTAATATCAATTTGTTCTGTCTCACTACCCTGGTATCGTGAAATAACTTACACCATTAACAGTTTAGAACATATTTGGTAAAAGTTATACTTCATCAAGATGTGAGCTAGTAGCAGTTTAATCACAACCATGGGTATTGTCTTCTGTTTAGCAAGAATCGTTGGTTTCTTCAAGAAACAGGAGTGGGGATTTCCAAGAATGAAGTTTATTTGTATGTGCTTTTTATTCCAAAGTAATCTGACAGTCTACCAACACATAGGTTACATAAAGAAAAAACCACACCCCTTGAGGTGTTAAAGAAtttacatacagacatacattgTCGGGGGAGAATCCCATATGGCAGACTGTTAGATAGCCCCAGCCGGGTGGTTGTTACATCAAAGGAGCGCACCAAGGTCAAggggctttttattgtcattacatctgagCACAGGTACAGAGTGTGATGAAATTTTGTTCCTCCGGAACCATGGTGCAACACAAAtcgacagtacaacagacaacaaagtgcggcagggtaacaaaacaatgtgcaaaatgtgcaatctcacagcaagacattacaataaatacaacaggccagagacaattgagacatggTGTAAAGTGCTGGTGCAGTGCAATGTGGTATGAGATAAGTGATGTACTGtgtcatatggaacatacatgaacacagtggttctgaggtagttattaggtcctgtgggagagcagcaaatatttctggtggggggtttcagtgcgtgtgtggggacagatcagtgttggtgtgtgtcagttccgtgtatgggagttgaggagcctgattGCCTGGTGACcgaagctattacagagtctggaggtggaggcttggatgctcctgtatattttgccggacggcatcagagtgaagagaccgtgtgatgggtgggttgggtcttccacaatgctggtggctttgcggatgcagcgtgtggtatagatgtcactgatcgaggggagagagacaccaatgatagATGCAATCAAGATTAACACAATAGGTAAATAGAACAAAGGTCTCGCGGGAGATCAGTATAACTGGCATATGTATCATATTTAAGAGAGGAAGTTAAGTACCTGTTCAAAAATATCAGTTCCCAAACTGTCTCTTGCACTCCCCAAAGGATTTATGTTTTGCCTGAGGTGTCCCAATTGTTCTTCAGTAGGTATAAACTGATTAACAGGGACATCAATTGTTTGAGGCCAGTCAAAGGCAGGCACTCTAGCCCCGTGGCCCTCCGCTGCGGCCGCCCCTGCCCCATGGCCCTCCGCTGCCCTCAATCCAACTGTTGCAAACGGGTTCCTGACCATCCCCTGGCACTGTCTGTTCATCTGCATCTGTTCATCTGCAAACACACCTTGAATGCCAGTGTGATGTTGCAAATGTTGTGACAGACAACCTTGCACAAAAATCTGATACGGTGACATGTGTTGAGCAGTTCTTAACTTGTGGTGGTTCCACTGACTAACAAACAACCTGAGATCACTTTTGTTTATCTCCCTCGGATAAACCGTGAAGAGCCCAGATGTGTATTTCATTACTGGATTCCAATTTTCGTTCATTCTCCAGATATACAAACAACGAATGGTAGACGTTTGTAACACCTCTCCACACATCGCCTCACAGTCTCTCAATGCGCTGGTTATGAGTGCTCCTCCCTCGTAAAGCACTTCCCCTGCTTGAGCCTCGGAAGACATCCATAAAGAGACACATCACATTGTTTTCCCCTCCATGGTCACATCTGACCCTTGAAGGGACACCATACTGGCTGACCGCTCCAATGAACAGATCCATTAGTGTCACTTCTGTTGTTGTTCGACGCATGAAGGAACACCACAAGTCTGCTGTAACCATCAATACCTCCATGGATCACAATTCTCCACCTAAAAAATATGGAAAAAGATCAGGGAGtgacagaagaagaaaaaacacattAAATTAAAAGCTATTCACACAAATAGTTTGAATGTAGCTACAACGAGGACTACGCCTCTATGCTATGGTTGGGCTTTCatagtggtggggggggggggggggggtcactgcTGCATTCAAATGAATTCACACTTAATATAATGTCATTATTAGTCCCCCAATATCCCCCACTTATAACTAACAGACATCTTTATATCCAACCAACTTGGGCAAGCATTGTATGTGCAAGAGGTAAACAGTAGTGTTTTTATTCTCCTGTTTTAACATATAACCAAAAATCTTAAATGATAGTTGGGATGATGATTATTTTTATAATAGTATAAAGATTCCAATCCA encodes:
- the fundc1 gene encoding FUN14 domain-containing protein 1 produces the protein MADRGEEAESEDELYEVVDITDYARRHQWWSRVFGNSTGPIAEKYSVATQIMMGGVTGWCAGYLFQKVGKITATAVGGGFLLLQVANHSGYVQVDWKKVKKDVNKAKKHLKKKADKAAPEFNSFIEESTEFLKRNIVVSSGFVGGFLLGLAS